Part of the Aciduliprofundum boonei T469 genome is shown below.
ACTACTATGGCAATTAGGGTACCATATTCAAGCAGGGAAGATTCGAGGATCCCTCTGAAAAGGAACTCTTCTCCCAGTGGAGCGAGCAAGAGAAGCAGAAATGAAAATTCAAGAATATTGAGATTGCCCAAATCAAAGGGACCATTCTGCATATTGGTATTTTCCGCAACTCTAGACGCAATTAGTGAAAGAGGAAAAGCAATTATGAAAGCTGTGAAAATGGATATCACTGTGTAAAAAATGTCTATTTTCAATCCGTAGTATTCAAATCCACCAGTGAATTGAAAAACTATTAAGCTGAGTATTATGAAGACTGTCGATGTGCATCCAGCACCGATTTTTGCTTTTCTGGATGGGCACAATCCACCTACAATACTCCCACCCATAAACACTGCAAACCAGAGTAATATGCCCATCCATGGATTCATAGCGCCGGGGGAGGGATTTGAACCCTCGCACCCCTTAACGGAGTACAGGCTCTCCAGGCCTGCGCCTTACCACTCGGCAACCCCGGCTTAGGAACGGTTAATTATTTCTTTTATTTTATCTTTGTGGAATGCCCTCATATTCTTCCTCAAAAGTATTCCCATGATTTTATTTTCCTAAAGTATTATCTCCACAAACATTGCACCCACGAGGAGCACTAAAACTGTTACTATTCTATACTCACCTCCACATTGCCTAAATCGTTCCAAATATAACTCAGTTCTAGGCCCTTAAACGGAACATAACAGGTCTTGTAAGAATTCGCATTTGGTCTCACTGGTACCTCTACAGGTATTTTTCCAGAACCGTTATAGCTGTAGAACACCATAACCGGATATTTTCCCGGCTTTGTGTAGTTGTGCCATACTACCTTGCTTTTTGTGATTGTATAACTCCCGTCCATCCAGAATACATAAATGTTTGTGTAATTGTAAGGTGGTTGAATTTCTAATTTCACCTCTCTTTCTCCTATCTTTGCAATATTCACATTGGGAGTAGGAAGCGATGGAATATCCTCTTGTGGTATTATTTCGAGATTTACTATTGTGGAAAAGTCAAGAACATTTTTTCCATCTCTTATCCAGAATCCAAATTTCAAAGGTATGTGTGCGTAATCCAAAAGATAACTTACATTTATGTAATTAAACAAGATATACGCGGATGAGTAAATTCTAAGATTTTTCGCATTTGTAGTTATGTTATATGTAAGATTATCCCAAGGACCAAATAGACATACGAAAGAATTTGGAGATGCATAGTATACACCATCATTCTTCAACCATGTAGTATAATTGATAGTACTATTTCTATCCAACGAAATAACACTAGAGGACTTATCTACATCTAGAGATAGAGAGATATCTGCATCATATTTCTGTGTCTGCACTTCAGGGAGATTATATCCAACATAATCCTCTGTGAATTTTGTGAGATTTCCACGAAAGCCATGATAGGTTATATTTACTAGAAAACTATGATAACTCTCGTCAAGAGTTTTGGGATATATGCTAACTGATATATTTGCATATTTTATCCCCTGATATTCTAAATTCTCTGTAAAATTATAAATATGGTGGCTTTCCCACAAATTTTCCCAATAATTGAAAATTCCATCATAATCACTTTTCAAACGATTCTGATAAGCTGAATTAATATTATGGTACCTTGCAACCTTTTCTCCCATTGAAATATCTTTAATTTCCAAATGTGTTTTTTCTACACTATGATGTCCTGCAAGATAGTACCCACTTCCACCTACAACAAGCAGGATGAGAAGCACTATAGCCAAGAGGATTTTAGTTTTCTTGAGCATCTCCTATGCCTCCTTAGGGCAAATATATGATTTTCATCGTATATATCATTTTCCTGCCTTTTATTCCCCTGCAACTATTTTCAAAACTACCTGCGTTTTCAACTCGTGCATATCCGTCCACCCCAGCAACGATGGATGGCCGTAATATGCTGCAACAGTGAGGATTATTGTGTGGTTGAGATGCTGTGATAGCGAATCATCAAGATTTATCTGGAGAGCAAAACTAACACCATAGAAATTCTCGTTTTTCCTGTCTTTATTCACGCCAATCAGAACATGTTTGTAAAGCCAGTTGTAATAATAAGTCTCCCCCATATAGTTAGGCGTGGGATTTGGTGTGGCATCAAACCACAGATTTGTGCTTTTAATTCTGTTCTTTATCACAGGAATATCAAGATGCACATAATCATCCTTTCCATAATCATATCTTATCACCAATTTCTGCAGTATGTAATCCCCGCTCAGGCGCTCTGCGTATGCAGTAAGGTTGCCGCCAAGTTCATCGTAGCTATTGATATCATATAGATATTCACTACATCTTAAAACAATTCCAATCTCAAAATTTTTATTGGTGGAGAAATTCCCTGCATATTTGTTGATACCCAAAATATAATCTTCTTTGGAATAGTTTCTATAGACTGTGATGATTGAGGGATAGCTATTCAACACGGGCTTTTCCATATCCTTCTCTGGTTTCCACCACTTCACTTTGGGTTGCGAGGCAAAATATGCGCCTAAAAGAATGGCTATCACTACAATCGCTCCAATTCCGAGTAGCAGAGCTTTCATTCTCTTGCTCATCCTTTTACCTCCATGCATCATTCCCACATAGGCATTTCGTATTCTCTCAAATCAATAAAATGCATGTGAGTCGTTATATATATCCTTTATCACAACTATACAAAATTTCAAGATTGACTCAGAAATACAGAAAATTAGCTCATTCATCTCAAAGAAAAATTTATAAGCCATACAATTATCCACTTCTTAGCGCCACCGTAGCTTAGCCCGGAAGAGCGGCTGACTTGTAATCAGCAGGTCGGGGGTTCGAATCCCCCCGGTGGCTCTTTTCTCGGAGCTAAATTAATATACAAAATTTCCATACGCAATTACAGCGGGGATGGCCGAGCGGTACGGCGATGGCCTGCTAAGCCATTGGGCTATTGCCCGCGGGGGTTCAAATCCCCCTCCCCGCGCTATTTAATCTTTTGATACTTGGAAAAGAAAACATGGGCATTTGTAATATAAAAGTTCCAGAGACTCGCAAAAACTATACCTACAAAATCAGCAATGATATAATTAATTCCCAAGCGATTGAGAACCCAGTATGTACCAACATTTATGAAAATCCCCATAATTAGTGTGAAATGATAGGCACCCATTCTCCACCATATAGAGCGTGTATAAACCCTATTTGAAAATACCCAATAATTGTTCATTAAGAAAGTGATTATTATACTTATCTCTATTGCAGAGACTAGAGATATTAAATCAGGAATTTTTAAAATTTTGAAAAGAATGACAAAGAATACCATATTGATGAGAACTCCCGCAATACCTGTTGAGAAATATTTAACAACAACCCACATAACCTTATACTCCCTTAAAACTATGAGAAGATCCTTTCTTCTGCGCCTATTAGATTTAATTTTACTAGATATAACAGAGGCAGTTTTATAACTACCATTAACCAAGATTTCCGCTAAATTCCTATCTTTATCAATACCATAAATCTCACCATTATACCCAAATATAGGTGCAAGGGGATTGTATTTTAAAGACGGAAAAAATACCTTAAGGATAAATATCAATAATCTTGTAATCCAATTATCATCATACACGAGCACAAGATCATACTTCTTCATTTTTTCCCTAATTTCATCTTCTAACTCCATGCGTATAAGATAATTAGAATCTTGCTAATATAGTATTCTATCAAATCTATAATAGAATCTTTGGCTCATCCCTTTTCCAGATACTTTATCATTTTATAGAGGATATACATGCATTTGCTGTTGGAGAATGGCTTTATTATATAATCTGCCTCCGTCTTTCTTCCTCTCTTAATATCCTGAAGCATACTGGACTCATTATCCCGAGTTTTTAAAACAACATCTTGAACAAGGGAATAAACATCCTCATTTATTCCTTTTTTTTGAAGAAATAAAGATAATTCCTCAGACATGCACTTGGCTATTGATCTCAAATTATCATCGTTCCATATCTCCCCATTTTTAATCGAGAATATTGCTGTGAGCGGGTTTATAACAGCGTTTACTGCTGCCTTAACCCACCTTCTCTCCATTATATCATTAACCACCTCTGTTTTCAGTCCACTTTCTGTGAAATTTTTTGCAATTTCAAAAACTCTCTCTGTGAGTTCTCCACTTTTCTCTCCAATAAATGTATCTCCGTAACCGGCATGCTTAACTATTCCCGGAGAGATTAGCATCGCTCCATGGGTCGTCACACCGGGTATAACATCAAAATCCTTCAGCATATCCACTATTCCCACGCCATTTTGGAAGGTTATCAAGATCTCATCCTTATACTCCATCTTTATCTCCCTTATTGCCTCTTCCGTTTGATATGCCTTTACAGCCAAGATTATAATATCATAACCTCCAGGATAATGCTCAGCCACAGGAATATTAAACAAACCTTCGGTAAATCCTTCAACCCTTAAACCGTTCTCTTTTATTGCTCTATAATGCTCTCCTCTTGTTATTAAAAGCACATCATTTCTTTTTGCCAGTATGGCTCCTAACACGCTTCCAAGAGAGCCTGCCCCGAAGACCGCGACTCTTATTTTTTTCACCTCCAACAAACACGGTTTTTCTGCTCACAACATAATTCCAAAGAGCTGCGGCACCCACACCCATAAAATAAGCGGTTCTCATAGGGGTATGAATCAGAAGAAAGAAGGAAAATACTATCGTCTGTATTATAAATCCTCCAAATAGGGCACCATGATAAGCGACCAATCTTTGCCAAACATTCAGCTTATACTTCTCTTCTCTAAAAACCCACACATCATTGGGATAGAATGTAACCAAGATTCCTGCTTCAACAGATAACAGGTAAGGCACTATGTAAGCCAGAGGACTGGCATCTTCTGGAAGTTTGTGAGTAAAATAAGTAATTATCGCCGAGCCAACTGCTGCACCTAAAACCCCAACAAGGGTGAACTTTACGAATGTAATTATTTCCTTTTTACTATTCATTCTTCCAGCCCTTCCAACGCCTCTCTAATCTCCTCATCATCTGGGCTCCTGCGAAGCGCCTCTCTCAGCGCCCTTTTTGCTTCCTCCTTCATATCCATATTGGCATATGATATCCCCATAGCGTACCAAGCATCAGGGTCATCTGAAATTTCAATGCATTTCTTAAATGCCTTAATCGCCTCTTTGTACCTCTCCAAATAATGCAAAGCTAAGCCCTTATTGTACCACGCGTTGTCATAATCATCCTCTAAGGCAATAGCCCTTTCGGCAGCCTCCAGTGCTTTTTCATATTTCTCCTGAAACAACCTCGCTACAGCAAGATTGTTCCACGCCTCTGCATCTTCTGGATTGATTTCCACCAGTTTAGAATAATACTTCTCTGAAATATCATACTTCTCCTGAGCGTCATAACAAGATGCAAGATTATACCAAGCATCTATATTCTCGGGATTTATCTCTGTAACCCTCCTGAAGTATTTGGCTGCCTCTTTATAATTCTCGCTATCAAAAAGAAGCATACCTTTCAAGAGAAGCAAATCCTCATCCTCCTGCTCTTTAAGCAAAGTATCCACTATTTTAAGAGCTTCATCATCCTTCTCCATAGACCTGAGAATGTATGCTTTGTAGGTCATAGCCCTCCTATTCTCCCCTTTTTTCAGGATTTCATCAACGAGCTCTAAGGCCGGCTGATACAGGCCCATCTGCAAATATTTTTGTACATCTTCTTCCCATTGCTCCATAAAGATGGATTATCTCTTAGGATAAAAAAGTATTGTTTGGGAAGGTTTATTAATCTTGAGATTTTTGGCGCTTTGTGAGATTTCCATACAAGTATCGCAAAGGGCAAAAGGATATCGTCAAGGATATTGAAGAAGTCCTGGAGAATAGAATGCATATGGTATTTGAGGCCCCTACAGGCTCTGGAAAGACCATTGCCACACTATATCCCGCTGTAAAATACGCAATTAAGAACGATAAAAAAGTAATTTATTTGGTACATACAAATTCTCAAGAAAGGCAGGTAATAAAAGAAGCAAAGAAGCTCGAAATAAGGGCAATAGCCCTTCAAGGCCGTGCAAATCTATGTCCTCTTGCTAGGGAGAGAAACGAGTTGCAGCATGGCTCTCCAGATGAACTTGCTCTGCTTTGCAATAAATTGAAGAAGGATGTTAAAGAGGGAAATGAGAACGCCTGCATTTATTATGCAAACTATTTAAAAAATGGAAATGATATAAGAAAAATTATAGAGGAGAACCCAACAGCAGAGGAATTTTTTGAAAAAGCTATGAATTTAAAAATATGTGCATATGAAGCCATAAAAGATGCTCTACCAGATGCAACGGTGATAGTTTTCCCTTACATCTATTTTTTCTTTCCCTTTATAAGGCGTGGAATAATGGACAAAATTGGAGTGCCTATGGGGGACATTATTCTCATAGTTGATGAAGCCCACAATATTCCAGATTTCGCAAGGGAACTAAAAAGCATGGAGCTAAGCGTGAATTCATTAGAAAATATGGAAAAAGAGGCTCTGGATTATGGAAATCCACAAGTTTTGGGGCATAGTATAGCGGATATTGCAGAGTTCTTAAAAGAGGCAATCTACAAGATGCAAAAATTTGTTGAAGATGAAGAGGGAATAATACCACATTATGCCTTTGAAGAAGAGGTATCCAATGTTTTGGGAATTAGCATAAACGACTTTGACACTTTAGCCAAGGATTTAATTTATTATGGTGAGATGGTGAGAGAGAACAAGGTAAAGCATAGGAAACTTCCAAGATCCTATATGTATCATACTGGCTCATTCCTGTATTTCTGGAGAGAAGCGTATTCTTACGAGTACATACGTCTAATAAAATGGGGCAAAACGCTATCTTTAGAGGTCTATTGCCTAGACCCTGCAACTGTTACGGATGCTTTGCTCAATGTTCATTCCTCCATCCATTTATCGGGAACTTTAGTGCCGAATGAGTACAAAAATATAGTTGCACTTCCAGATAATACAATAACAAAAAGGTATCCATCACCCTTTCCCAAGGAGAATCTAAAAATTTTATATGTGGATGATGTCACCACAAAATACGGAGAGGTAGATGAAAACCTGCCCCGCATTGCCGAGCATCTAACAAAAATAATCAGCATCGGGAAAAACACCGCTATATTCTTTCCCTCATACTCGCTTCTATCAAAAATTAAAGAATTGCTTGATTCAAAAATTTTGAGCGAGGAGAGGGGCATGAAAACATACAGTCTGTTTCAGATGATTGAGAATTTCAAAGAAAAAGGTGGTTCTATTCTCTCAGTAATAGGTGGAAGAATTTTTGAAGGTCTTGATTTTCCAGGCAAACTCTTAGAAATTGTTGTAATTGTAGGAATACCTTATCCAAAACCAACACCAAAAGTCAAAGCTCTTCAAAGATACTACGACTCGAAATTTGGCAACGGATGGGAATATGCATTTAGAATGCCTGCTTTGATAAAAATGCGCCAGGCCATAGGTAGATTAATAAGAAGCGAAGAAGACAGGGGCATTGCCATAATATTGGACAAGAGAGCCGCATCATTCAAAGGGGATTTACCCCTGGAAAAGGCAGAAAATTTAGTGAAAGAAATAAGGGAGTTTTTCCAAGGGAATGAAAAAGGGGAGGAGGGGCGTCATCGTGAGCCATAATAAGTGATTCGTATACGATTCGTATACCCTGTGTAGATGTATGCAAATCCACTATTTAAAATATTCGCCATGCTATTTGATAGCAAATACCGTTATTTTCTATGTTTCCAATTAAGAGAAATAATTTTTGAACAATCTTTTAGCTTCCTCTGTGGTGTATTTTTGTATTTTGACGCTTCTTTTGCGCATAATTGCCTTTACTATTCCTACAATTTCACCCTCTTTTATAACCATATATCCCTGAAAATCCATGGGTTTTATGTATTGCCAGAGCATAGATACTGGGTCCTTTGGGTCAAGAATAATAACATCATCGTAAATTTCGATATTTTCAATATTCTCCATATCCTCATTTGGAATTCTATAAAGATTTCCATCGTTGAGAAATATACCCTTGGTCAAATTCATCCTGTTTAGAATTTCTGCAGATTCATAACTTGAAACATATCCCCCACTCAAATGACAAACAATCTCGGGATTGACGAACCCTAAAATGTTAACCAAGTTCTCTACATATTTTTGAGAGGCATAATCCCTGGAGTATAAAGGCTTTATATAGATATAGCCTGAAGGATACTTTGCTATGTAATTTCCTGTGTAGAGAGATGTTAAAGCCCTCCTAGTTTTCTCACTTCCCAAAGGTGATTCTTCAATTATGCTGCGAACTTCCATCTTACCATACTTTTCAAGGATTTTCAATACAACTTCCATATCCTTATCTAAATGCATATTTTTCAAAGATTGGTAAATACCAACATTCTCCTTGCTCGCATAAATAATATGTCCCTGCAAATCCAATGTCTCATAGAGAAGCTCAGAGTGGTAATACTTTTCAATCTCTATGGGCTTGTAAGCACGTACATTTTCCAATGAATTGTGTAAACCCATTAAGAATCTCGCAACATCAAGAGTGGTTTTTAACTTTCTTCCAGATATAACCCTGCTCTTCCAGAGGAGATAAGCAAAGATATCTTTAGGGGAAAATTGAATGGAACTTACATCTCCCGAAACATAGTAATCTCCTATTCTCCTATAGCTCTCATTTTTAGGATCATTTGAAGTTATTACAATACTCTCTTTTGCAAGAATTTCATAAGCATTTTTATTTCCCATAAATTCATTTACATAAATATGGTCTGAGTGTCTCTTTAATTCCATAATGCTTAGGAGTTTTCCATCCTTCACATAAACATGACTCAAAACTTCTCCAAAATGGTCATAGAGCTCATTCAATCTTGTGTATATATAAGGGTCATCCGATGGGATGATATACTCTCCCTTACCATCTCCCTCAATATTCCCCTCGGTATAATAGAATATTTTTCCTCCTGCACTTATCTTCTTGAACTTCCCAAGATAATCTTTTGGATCCAGGGCCGTTATATTCTCAATATCTTTCTTCGTCAACGGACCATAGCCCTTCACTATTCTCTCAAAAAACTCTTCCATACTTCCATTTGGCTGTATTTTCATTATTTTGAAAGGATAATCTCCGGGCTTTTTGTTTGGTAAAACTTTGCGATATATGTACAGATTATTCTCCAATTTCTCAATTATTTTCTTTATTTCATGAGGATACATGTTGCTCATTTCTTTAAGCGTGGAAAATGTGGCTCTATCTCCAAGCAATCCTATCTGAGACAGGACTTTGCGATCATTTTCATTTAGCCCTCTTTTTCTATACACTGCTATTAGTAGAGGCAAAGTTGCTCTGCTTGCATAGCACAGCCTACCTCTCATAAATCTTCCATAAAGTACCTCTTCCCTTCTCAAAGCCTCTGTAAATTGCTCATAGGCATTTCTTATACGCATAGAATCCTCATTAAAAAGTACCAAGAATTTTTCAAAATACTCGTCCATGCCCATCTCTCTGACTATCTTTCCAAATCGATAGGCCTGCAAAGATTCTTCATCAATTCCTGATTCTTTCAAAATCTCGTTGTAATCGGAACGAAGCATGTACTGCTCTCCATAACCCACAAGAAACACGCCTTTAACAACCTCTCCCTCTTCAACCAAATATTTTAAAGCTTTCCTAATATCCTCCTCTGAAATATGCAGAGAATAAACTATCTCCTCAAAGGTTAGGGGAGCCCGGAAATAAAGGAGTTTTTTAATCAAAATCTCTAAAGCATAATTCCTTTCAATTGTTATTCTTTCTCTCCTATACCAGTATGTCTTACCTTCCTTTATTTTGCGTCCTACAAGGTATGCTTTTTCCATACTTTTCAAAATTTCCAATACCTCTTGCACTTTTTTCTTTTTCTCCTTGGCAATCTCTTCGGCAGTTTTTAAACCTTCAAACTCCATTATGTTATCAGAATTCTTGGAGTAAAGAGTCGCAAATATTGGATAATTTTGAGGTGTGGTCCAGAGAAGGCGTGTTGTGTAAACGGATACAATCTTATCATCCCAAATTAGTTCTTCAACCATCTTTTTGAGTTTATCGTTTGGTATCTCAGAGTAATCATAAATGTTTATACCCCTTCTCCGAAGTACATCAGTTCCGGGGGCTAAATCAAGAAAGCGCAAAATATCCTCTTTGCCCCTAACCTTTATCTTATTCTGAAAATAAGCACTTACTTGTGCCTCATCAAACATGGCAGCTAGTTCTTCCTTGGGTATCACTCTCTCCAAGAGTTTCATATGCAGTTCCTTGAGCAATGCACTGCGGTCTTCCATTAAAACTATATCCGAAATACCCGATAGAATTATGCTATGAGCAAAGATGCTGGGTGTATCGCTATATGGCACTATTTTAACTTCGATTTCACCATTTTCAATCTTCCTTAGAACTTCCTTTGCATGGGGCAAATCCATAACTATGTTGAATATCTCATTGTATGTCTCTTCCATAACTGGAAAATCCGGTATCTCGCTTAAAAGACGCAATATCTTATCGCTCCTAAGCTGCTGTCTTGCTACGGATATATCTCTTCCCTTGTATCTTCGCAGAACCATGAAAGAGCGAGATGCACAGTGTCTAAATCTCTGCTTGAAAAGCTCTGTATTAAATATGGCCCTCCGCAAGGCATCTTCAATCTCATCCGAACTTAAAAGATTCTTTATATCTTCAAGACGAATTCTACGCTTAAGGGTAAGCATAAAGGCATCATCGGTTATGCTTATACCAACATTTACACCATACTTCTCGGTTATTTTGAAAGCGTAAGCTCTTGAAAGGGCATCATTGACCCTCCTCCCAAACGGATAATGGAAAATTATGTTGTGTTTCCCTGCAGGGTCCACATACCCCTCTATCACAACCCTCTTGTGCGTGGGTACTATGTGGTGCATCCCCTGCTTTATATAAGATACGATACTTCTCGCACCCCTGTAATCCAGATAATAATCCTTCATCAAAATCTCAATCGTCTTTTTCTCTCCTCTCTCCCTTATATTTTTCTCTACAAACTCTCTAAATTTTCCAACTTCAACACTTAGATCAAATGAGCGGGGGAGCATCTCGCCAACCCAAGAAGGAACTGTGGGTCTCTTACCTGTGGCATCTTTCACTACAACTTTCCCAGTTCTTATGCTCAGCACTTCATAGCTTCTCGCACCTAAAACAAAAACATCTCCTTTCTGCAATTTTTCTACAAATTTCTCGCTTAAGCTGCCCAATCTCTTCCCTTCGTGGTCAATAACAAGATAATCTGCCTCATCTGGAATTGTACCCATGTTCATAAAATAAATCATTCTGCTACTGCGTTTCCTTCCAAATACCATGTCCTCCTCGTCAAACCATATCTTTGAATAAACTGTGTCCCCTAAAACATAGCCCCCGAGGTAGCGAAGCACTTGTATGAATTTCTCCTTGGGCAACTCGTGATAACAGTAAGAGGAGCGAATTATATTGTAGGCTTCATCCACATTCCACCTCTTCTCTATGCTCATACCCACTATGATTTGAGAGAGAACATCTAGAGAGTTCTTAGGAATTCTAACTCTATCAATCTTGCCATCGTATGCGCATTTAACCAATGTGGTGCATTCTATTAGCTCATCATTATCAAAAACCAAGAATCTGCCTTTAGCCGTGGCACCATAAGCATGTCCACTGCGCCCTATTCTCTGCAATCCCTTGGCGATGCTCTTTGGAGAGCCAATTTGCACAACCACATCAATGTACCCTATATCAATGCCCAATTCAAGAGATGTTGAAGATATAACAGCCTTCAACTTCCCCTCCTTCAATGCTTTCTCAACTCTCAACCTCGTTTCTTTGCTCAAAGAGCCATGATGCGCTTCTAAATTTTCAATACCCTTCTCCTTAAGCTTGTAAGCCACATGCTCAGTTCCACTTCTAGTATTTGTGAAAATCAGCGTTGTACGATGCCTGTTTATTATATCCACCAAAACATCGTACATCTTCTCATTTGCAACCTCGTAAGGCACGAGGGTTAAATCCTCAACAGGCGTTATAAC
Proteins encoded:
- a CDS encoding CPBP family intramembrane glutamic endopeptidase encodes the protein MNPWMGILLWFAVFMGGSIVGGLCPSRKAKIGAGCTSTVFIILSLIVFQFTGGFEYYGLKIDIFYTVISIFTAFIIAFPLSLIASRVAENTNMQNGPFDLGNLNILEFSFLLLLLAPLGEEFLFRGILESSLLEYGTLIAIVVPALLFSLIHILPFKNTPRKFLATILISAFILGLLAGYFRAISGSLLPAYATHAIFNLNGKIAERLTSTE
- a CDS encoding GtrA family protein, with translation MELEDEIREKMKKYDLVLVYDDNWITRLLIFILKVFFPSLKYNPLAPIFGYNGEIYGIDKDRNLAEILVNGSYKTASVISSKIKSNRRRRKDLLIVLREYKVMWVVVKYFSTGIAGVLINMVFFVILFKILKIPDLISLVSAIEISIIITFLMNNYWVFSNRVYTRSIWWRMGAYHFTLIMGIFINVGTYWVLNRLGINYIIADFVGIVFASLWNFYITNAHVFFSKYQKIK
- a CDS encoding ketopantoate reductase family protein, giving the protein MKKIRVAVFGAGSLGSVLGAILAKRNDVLLITRGEHYRAIKENGLRVEGFTEGLFNIPVAEHYPGGYDIIILAVKAYQTEEAIREIKMEYKDEILITFQNGVGIVDMLKDFDVIPGVTTHGAMLISPGIVKHAGYGDTFIGEKSGELTERVFEIAKNFTESGLKTEVVNDIMERRWVKAAVNAVINPLTAIFSIKNGEIWNDDNLRSIAKCMSEELSLFLQKKGINEDVYSLVQDVVLKTRDNESSMLQDIKRGRKTEADYIIKPFSNSKCMYILYKMIKYLEKG
- a CDS encoding GtrA family protein, translating into MNSKKEIITFVKFTLVGVLGAAVGSAIITYFTHKLPEDASPLAYIVPYLLSVEAGILVTFYPNDVWVFREEKYKLNVWQRLVAYHGALFGGFIIQTIVFSFFLLIHTPMRTAYFMGVGAAALWNYVVSRKTVFVGGEKNKSRGLRGRLSWKRVRSHTGKKK
- a CDS encoding tetratricopeptide repeat protein, giving the protein MEQWEEDVQKYLQMGLYQPALELVDEILKKGENRRAMTYKAYILRSMEKDDEALKIVDTLLKEQEDEDLLLLKGMLLFDSENYKEAAKYFRRVTEINPENIDAWYNLASCYDAQEKYDISEKYYSKLVEINPEDAEAWNNLAVARLFQEKYEKALEAAERAIALEDDYDNAWYNKGLALHYLERYKEAIKAFKKCIEISDDPDAWYAMGISYANMDMKEEAKRALREALRRSPDDEEIREALEGLEE
- a CDS encoding ATP-dependent DNA helicase gives rise to the protein MRFPYKYRKGQKDIVKDIEEVLENRMHMVFEAPTGSGKTIATLYPAVKYAIKNDKKVIYLVHTNSQERQVIKEAKKLEIRAIALQGRANLCPLARERNELQHGSPDELALLCNKLKKDVKEGNENACIYYANYLKNGNDIRKIIEENPTAEEFFEKAMNLKICAYEAIKDALPDATVIVFPYIYFFFPFIRRGIMDKIGVPMGDIILIVDEAHNIPDFARELKSMELSVNSLENMEKEALDYGNPQVLGHSIADIAEFLKEAIYKMQKFVEDEEGIIPHYAFEEEVSNVLGISINDFDTLAKDLIYYGEMVRENKVKHRKLPRSYMYHTGSFLYFWREAYSYEYIRLIKWGKTLSLEVYCLDPATVTDALLNVHSSIHLSGTLVPNEYKNIVALPDNTITKRYPSPFPKENLKILYVDDVTTKYGEVDENLPRIAEHLTKIISIGKNTAIFFPSYSLLSKIKELLDSKILSEERGMKTYSLFQMIENFKEKGGSILSVIGGRIFEGLDFPGKLLEIVVIVGIPYPKPTPKVKALQRYYDSKFGNGWEYAFRMPALIKMRQAIGRLIRSEEDRGIAIILDKRAASFKGDLPLEKAENLVKEIREFFQGNEKGEEGRHREP
- a CDS encoding ATP-dependent helicase produces the protein MERATKMYSMDEVISLFDPIIGEWFTSKYSELTEPQAYAIPLIHSGKNVLVSSPTGSGKTLTAFISIINELFLLAKEGKLEDKVYCVYVSPLKALANDIHRNLEVPLEEIKDLAKSKGVKIPKIRVAVRSGDTSTAERQKMLRKPPHIFITTPESLSLVLTAPKFRESFRDVRYVIVDEIHELANNKRGVMLSLNLERLQYLAKNFQRIGLSATQAPIEEIAKYLVGYEGEEPRNVSIVEVEVRKKLDLKVITPVEDLTLVPYEVANEKMYDVLVDIINRHRTTLIFTNTRSGTEHVAYKLKEKGIENLEAHHGSLSKETRLRVEKALKEGKLKAVISSTSLELGIDIGYIDVVVQIGSPKSIAKGLQRIGRSGHAYGATAKGRFLVFDNDELIECTTLVKCAYDGKIDRVRIPKNSLDVLSQIIVGMSIEKRWNVDEAYNIIRSSYCYHELPKEKFIQVLRYLGGYVLGDTVYSKIWFDEEDMVFGRKRSSRMIYFMNMGTIPDEADYLVIDHEGKRLGSLSEKFVEKLQKGDVFVLGARSYEVLSIRTGKVVVKDATGKRPTVPSWVGEMLPRSFDLSVEVGKFREFVEKNIRERGEKKTIEILMKDYYLDYRGARSIVSYIKQGMHHIVPTHKRVVIEGYVDPAGKHNIIFHYPFGRRVNDALSRAYAFKITEKYGVNVGISITDDAFMLTLKRRIRLEDIKNLLSSDEIEDALRRAIFNTELFKQRFRHCASRSFMVLRRYKGRDISVARQQLRSDKILRLLSEIPDFPVMEETYNEIFNIVMDLPHAKEVLRKIENGEIEVKIVPYSDTPSIFAHSIILSGISDIVLMEDRSALLKELHMKLLERVIPKEELAAMFDEAQVSAYFQNKIKVRGKEDILRFLDLAPGTDVLRRRGINIYDYSEIPNDKLKKMVEELIWDDKIVSVYTTRLLWTTPQNYPIFATLYSKNSDNIMEFEGLKTAEEIAKEKKKKVQEVLEILKSMEKAYLVGRKIKEGKTYWYRRERITIERNYALEILIKKLLYFRAPLTFEEIVYSLHISEEDIRKALKYLVEEGEVVKGVFLVGYGEQYMLRSDYNEILKESGIDEESLQAYRFGKIVREMGMDEYFEKFLVLFNEDSMRIRNAYEQFTEALRREEVLYGRFMRGRLCYASRATLPLLIAVYRKRGLNENDRKVLSQIGLLGDRATFSTLKEMSNMYPHEIKKIIEKLENNLYIYRKVLPNKKPGDYPFKIMKIQPNGSMEEFFERIVKGYGPLTKKDIENITALDPKDYLGKFKKISAGGKIFYYTEGNIEGDGKGEYIIPSDDPYIYTRLNELYDHFGEVLSHVYVKDGKLLSIMELKRHSDHIYVNEFMGNKNAYEILAKESIVITSNDPKNESYRRIGDYYVSGDVSSIQFSPKDIFAYLLWKSRVISGRKLKTTLDVARFLMGLHNSLENVRAYKPIEIEKYYHSELLYETLDLQGHIIYASKENVGIYQSLKNMHLDKDMEVVLKILEKYGKMEVRSIIEESPLGSEKTRRALTSLYTGNYIAKYPSGYIYIKPLYSRDYASQKYVENLVNILGFVNPEIVCHLSGGYVSSYESAEILNRMNLTKGIFLNDGNLYRIPNEDMENIENIEIYDDVIILDPKDPVSMLWQYIKPMDFQGYMVIKEGEIVGIVKAIMRKRSVKIQKYTTEEAKRLFKNYFS